A single Carnobacterium inhibens subsp. inhibens DSM 13024 DNA region contains:
- the purR gene encoding pur operon repressor — MKIKRSERLIDITRYMLERPHTLVPLTYFANRYDSAKSSISEDLSIVKKTFRERGTGTLETVPGAAGGVRYIPEIAKDEAEEFAKEMCERLSESDRLLPGGYVYLSDLLGQPSVLRQVGKIIATKYLEQPIDAVMTVATKGVPIAQAVSTYLNVPFVIVRRDSKITEGSTVSVNYVSGSSDRVEKMELSKRSLKRGSRVLIVDDFMKGGGTVNGMKSLIEEFEAELVGITVFAESTFSGNRMVDDYTSLLCVDEVNIREKTIHVQPGNYFTK, encoded by the coding sequence ATGAAAATAAAAAGAAGTGAACGCTTGATTGATATCACACGTTATATGTTGGAAAGACCGCATACTCTAGTTCCGCTTACCTATTTTGCTAATCGTTATGATTCTGCTAAATCCTCTATAAGTGAAGATTTAAGTATTGTAAAAAAAACGTTTAGAGAACGTGGGACTGGAACATTAGAAACCGTTCCGGGAGCTGCAGGAGGGGTTCGTTACATACCTGAAATCGCGAAAGATGAAGCTGAAGAATTTGCGAAAGAGATGTGTGAACGTTTATCTGAATCAGATCGGTTATTGCCAGGTGGATATGTATACTTATCAGATCTATTAGGGCAACCTAGTGTATTGCGTCAAGTAGGAAAAATTATTGCAACAAAATATTTGGAACAACCGATTGATGCTGTTATGACAGTAGCCACAAAAGGTGTGCCAATTGCTCAAGCAGTATCGACTTACTTAAATGTTCCATTTGTTATTGTACGAAGAGATTCTAAAATAACAGAAGGTTCGACTGTAAGCGTCAATTATGTTTCTGGATCTTCGGACCGGGTTGAAAAAATGGAATTATCTAAACGCAGCTTAAAACGAGGATCTCGTGTGTTAATCGTAGATGACTTCATGAAAGGCGGCGGTACCGTTAACGGTATGAAGAGCTTGATTGAAGAATTTGAGGCAGAGCTAGTAGGAATTACTGTATTTGCAGAATCAACATTTAGCGGCAATCGAATGGTTGATGATTATACGTCATTGCTATGTGTAGATGAAGTGAATATTCGTGAAAAAACGATTCATGTACAACCAGGTAATTACTTTACAAAGTAA
- the glmU gene encoding bifunctional UDP-N-acetylglucosamine diphosphorylase/glucosamine-1-phosphate N-acetyltransferase GlmU — translation MPQRYAVILAAGQGSRMKSKLYKVLHPVAGKPMVGHVVSQVEAVGADKIVTIVGVGAEKVKDYLGSRSEYAIQSEQLGTGHAVIQAEELLKDKEGTTLVICGDTPLLTAETLAHLFDNHQEQGAKATILTAHAENPTGYGRVIRNELGNVEKIVEQKDASPEEIQVQEINTGTYCFDNQLLFEALKQVGNNNAQGEYYLPDVIEILKKQEHVVSAYKMDNEEEALGVNDRVALAQATKLMRDRINTTHMQNGVTFIDPATTYIDSEVIIGSDTLVEAGVSLKGTTIIGEDCFIGANSEISNSKIGNQVRVTSSSIEDSEMADNSNIGPYSHLRPNSSVGNSVHIGNFVEIKNATIDENTKVGHLTYIGDADLGKNINVGCGTVLVNYDGKNKHRTTIGDNVFVGCNANLVAPLKIEENVYIAAGSTITKDVPTESLAIARARQENKANYFDRLPH, via the coding sequence ATGCCACAACGTTATGCAGTGATATTAGCAGCAGGACAAGGTTCAAGAATGAAATCAAAATTGTATAAAGTATTGCATCCAGTTGCAGGTAAACCAATGGTTGGCCATGTAGTCAGCCAAGTTGAAGCTGTAGGTGCAGATAAAATCGTGACAATCGTTGGAGTAGGTGCTGAAAAAGTAAAAGATTATCTTGGTTCTCGTTCTGAATATGCGATTCAATCGGAGCAGTTAGGAACAGGACATGCTGTGATCCAAGCTGAAGAACTTTTAAAAGATAAAGAAGGCACAACGTTGGTTATTTGTGGAGATACTCCGCTTTTAACAGCTGAAACATTGGCACATTTATTTGATAACCACCAAGAACAAGGAGCAAAAGCAACAATTTTAACAGCTCATGCTGAAAATCCTACTGGTTATGGGCGAGTGATTCGTAATGAATTAGGAAATGTTGAAAAAATAGTTGAACAAAAAGATGCTAGTCCAGAAGAAATACAAGTACAAGAAATCAACACTGGAACGTATTGTTTTGACAATCAGTTATTATTCGAAGCTCTTAAACAAGTTGGAAATAATAACGCACAAGGTGAATACTATTTACCTGATGTAATTGAAATATTAAAAAAACAAGAGCATGTTGTTTCTGCTTATAAAATGGACAATGAAGAAGAAGCTCTTGGTGTGAACGACCGTGTAGCTTTAGCTCAAGCTACAAAATTGATGAGAGACCGTATTAATACAACACATATGCAAAATGGGGTTACCTTTATTGATCCTGCTACAACTTACATTGATAGTGAAGTAATTATTGGTTCGGATACTCTTGTTGAAGCAGGCGTTAGTCTTAAAGGGACTACTATCATTGGAGAAGATTGCTTTATTGGTGCAAACTCTGAAATTTCGAACAGTAAAATTGGCAATCAAGTTCGCGTCACAAGTTCGTCTATTGAAGATTCTGAAATGGCTGACAACAGCAATATTGGACCCTATAGTCATTTGCGTCCAAACAGTAGTGTGGGAAATTCTGTCCATATTGGAAACTTTGTCGAAATCAAAAATGCGACCATTGATGAAAATACTAAAGTAGGGCATTTAACATACATTGGAGATGCTGATTTAGGGAAAAATATTAATGTAGGATGCGGGACTGTTTTAGTTAATTATGATGGGAAAAATAAACATCGTACAACTATTGGGGACAATGTATTTGTAGGTTGTAACGCCAATTTAGTTGCTCCACTTAAAATAGAAGAGAATGTTTACATTGCTGCTGGATCAACAATTACTAAAGATGTTCCTACTGAGTCTCTTGCCATTGCAAGAGCTCGTCAAGAGAATAAAGCGAACTATTTTGATCGGTTGCCACATTAA
- a CDS encoding ribose-phosphate diphosphokinase has translation MSEQYFDPKLKIFALNSNKPLAEKIAKSVGVELGKLSVDQFSDGEIRINIEESIRGAHVYIIQSTSSPVNDNLMELLIMIDALKRASAATVNIVMPYYGYARQDRKARSREPITAKLVANMITAAGADRMLTLDLHAAQIQGFFNMPVDHLVGAPLLANYFLTQEIVTEEEDVVVVSPDHGGVTRARKLAEFLKAPIAIIDKRRPKANVAEVMNIIGNVEGKKCILIDDMIDTAGTITLAAQALSEAGATEVYACCTHPVLSGPAIDRIQNSVIKQLIVTDSIFLPEDKKIDKIVEVSVSNLMGNAITRIHENKSVSPLFERKYTDVIK, from the coding sequence ATGTCAGAACAGTATTTTGATCCAAAGTTAAAGATTTTTGCGTTAAACTCAAATAAACCATTAGCAGAAAAAATCGCTAAATCGGTAGGAGTAGAATTAGGAAAACTATCTGTGGATCAATTCAGCGACGGAGAAATTAGAATCAATATTGAAGAAAGCATTCGTGGAGCACATGTTTATATCATCCAATCAACATCTAGCCCCGTAAATGACAACTTAATGGAACTATTGATTATGATCGATGCTTTAAAACGTGCAAGTGCAGCAACAGTTAATATTGTTATGCCTTACTATGGTTATGCAAGACAAGACCGCAAAGCTCGTTCTAGAGAACCCATTACTGCAAAACTTGTTGCTAATATGATTACAGCTGCTGGAGCAGATCGTATGCTGACATTAGACCTACATGCTGCTCAAATCCAAGGCTTTTTCAATATGCCTGTTGACCACTTGGTAGGTGCCCCTCTTTTAGCAAATTATTTCTTAACTCAAGAAATTGTTACTGAAGAAGAAGATGTAGTTGTTGTTTCACCAGATCACGGTGGCGTAACACGTGCGCGCAAATTAGCGGAGTTCCTAAAAGCTCCAATTGCTATTATTGACAAACGTCGTCCTAAAGCAAATGTAGCAGAAGTTATGAACATTATTGGCAACGTAGAAGGCAAAAAATGTATCTTGATCGACGATATGATCGATACTGCAGGAACTATTACTTTAGCTGCCCAAGCTCTTTCTGAAGCGGGTGCTACTGAAGTTTATGCTTGCTGTACACACCCTGTTCTATCAGGTCCAGCTATCGATAGAATTCAAAACTCAGTAATCAAACAATTGATTGTTACAGATTCAATTTTCCTTCCGGAAGATAAAAAAATTGATAAAATTGTTGAAGTAAGTGTCAGCAATTTAATGGGTAACGCAATTACGCGTATCCATGAAAATAAATCAGTTAGTCCATTATTTGAAAGAAAATATACGGACGTAATAAAATAA
- a CDS encoding NusG domain II-containing protein: MKKFKNQLELVRPFDGIIVILLLLGSFIPLIIFGYSTKNIDEDSSIYAVVIIDGEPVKEIELSEDTSHETFTFYPSEGQYNIIEVDGTKIRNKEDNSPDQIAVKTGWISKPGETAICLPHKLIIEVKATDSSKETDDDVIIPL, encoded by the coding sequence ATGAAAAAATTTAAAAATCAATTAGAATTGGTTCGTCCTTTTGATGGTATTATTGTTATTTTATTATTATTAGGATCTTTTATACCACTTATTATTTTTGGTTATTCTACTAAAAATATAGATGAAGATAGTTCTATTTATGCTGTCGTTATCATTGATGGAGAACCGGTTAAAGAAATAGAACTATCAGAAGATACATCCCATGAGACGTTTACTTTCTACCCATCAGAAGGGCAATATAATATTATTGAAGTTGATGGGACAAAAATTCGCAATAAAGAAGACAACAGTCCAGATCAAATAGCGGTGAAGACGGGTTGGATCAGTAAACCTGGTGAAACAGCTATTTGTTTGCCGCATAAATTAATTATTGAAGTGAAAGCCACGGATTCTTCAAAAGAAACAGATGATGATGTGATTATTCCACTTTAA
- a CDS encoding M20 family metallopeptidase produces the protein MDSMIKEVHKTESLLALQKLIAIPSVNTSDGMTNPPFGKAIEDCLTEALVICEELGMTTYHDPAGFYGYADYGQGEELVGILCHLDVVPEGNLTLWKTNPFEGVVKDGVIYGRGSQDDKGPTIAALYAFKAVVDAELTFNKRIRFIFGTDEETLWRCMDQYNLNEEAPTMGFVPDGVFPLTYAEKGLLQAKLIGPGSNNLALHCGEASNVVPGKASYTGQDANEIAETLKELGIDYVLANQMITVNGKAVHASTAELGINAINKLAQGLAAHYTHPVINFLAEKVANETNGFSICGEVKDALTGELTFNVGSVHIDEASSEIVLDLRIPVKYTIEGIASLVEKTANEYKLVYEEYDAVPSLYIPKESPLVQTLMAIYRDKTGDLSEPTTSGGATYARKMTNMVAFGAHFPYTKSLAHQENEGMKLEELYLAMDIYAETIAQLCCK, from the coding sequence ATGGATTCTATGATTAAAGAAGTACATAAAACAGAAAGTCTTTTGGCTTTGCAGAAATTGATTGCTATACCATCTGTGAATACTTCAGATGGTATGACAAACCCACCTTTTGGAAAAGCGATTGAAGATTGTTTGACAGAAGCATTAGTGATTTGCGAAGAATTGGGAATGACCACCTATCATGATCCAGCGGGTTTTTACGGTTACGCTGATTATGGTCAAGGAGAAGAATTGGTAGGAATCCTTTGTCATTTGGATGTGGTACCAGAAGGAAATTTAACTTTATGGAAAACTAATCCTTTTGAAGGTGTAGTGAAGGATGGCGTTATCTATGGTCGTGGAAGTCAAGACGATAAAGGTCCTACAATTGCTGCCTTATATGCATTTAAAGCAGTGGTTGATGCAGAATTAACCTTTAATAAACGAATCCGATTTATTTTTGGTACAGATGAAGAGACCCTTTGGCGTTGTATGGATCAGTACAACTTGAACGAAGAAGCACCGACAATGGGCTTTGTTCCTGATGGTGTCTTTCCTTTAACTTACGCAGAAAAAGGGTTGCTACAGGCTAAGTTAATAGGGCCTGGAAGTAACAATCTTGCTTTACATTGCGGTGAAGCATCAAATGTTGTTCCGGGAAAAGCGAGTTATACCGGTCAAGATGCAAACGAAATTGCCGAAACGCTAAAAGAATTAGGAATAGATTATGTACTAGCTAATCAAATGATTACTGTAAATGGAAAAGCGGTTCATGCAAGTACAGCCGAACTGGGAATTAATGCTATAAATAAACTAGCTCAAGGTTTAGCCGCTCATTACACTCATCCGGTAATAAATTTTCTAGCAGAAAAAGTTGCAAATGAAACAAATGGCTTTAGTATCTGTGGAGAAGTTAAAGACGCATTAACTGGAGAATTAACGTTTAATGTAGGGAGTGTTCACATAGATGAAGCAAGTTCTGAGATTGTTTTAGACTTGCGAATTCCTGTCAAGTACACAATAGAAGGCATAGCTTCACTAGTGGAGAAAACAGCCAATGAATACAAATTGGTTTATGAGGAATATGATGCTGTTCCATCATTGTATATTCCGAAAGAAAGTCCGCTCGTTCAAACGTTAATGGCTATCTATCGTGATAAAACAGGCGACTTATCTGAACCAACTACTAGTGGCGGAGCAACTTATGCTCGGAAAATGACCAATATGGTAGCTTTTGGTGCTCACTTCCCGTATACAAAAAGCCTAGCTCATCAAGAGAATGAAGGTATGAAGTTAGAAGAGTTGTATTTAGCGATGGACATTTATGCAGAAACAATTGCTCAATTATGTTGTAAATAA
- a CDS encoding L-lactate dehydrogenase, with amino-acid sequence MTKQEVKDHQKVILIGDGAVGSSYAFALVTQNIAQELGIIDIDTNKTEGDAIDLSDALVFTSPKKIYSASYSDCHDADIVVITAGAAQKPGETRLDLVQKNLRIFKSLVGQVMDSGFDGIFLVATNPVDILTYATWKFSGLPKSRVIGSGTSLDTARFRQAIAELTGVDTRNVHSYILGEHGDTEFPVWSHANIAGLSINEWIKDNPETDEKALVDVFFSVRDSAYNIIQKKGATFYGIAVSLARITKAIFNDENAVLPLSVHLNGEYGQNDVFIGAPAIINRQGIQRVIEIPLNDSEMDKMNLSASTLKKITADAFEALEKEN; translated from the coding sequence ATGACTAAACAAGAAGTAAAAGACCACCAAAAAGTAATTTTAATTGGAGATGGAGCAGTTGGTTCTAGTTATGCCTTTGCCCTAGTAACTCAAAATATTGCTCAAGAATTAGGAATCATCGATATCGATACAAACAAAACAGAAGGAGATGCTATTGATTTATCAGATGCTTTAGTATTTACTTCTCCTAAAAAAATCTACTCAGCAAGTTATAGCGACTGCCATGATGCAGATATCGTTGTAATTACAGCTGGTGCAGCTCAAAAGCCAGGTGAAACTCGATTAGACTTAGTACAAAAAAACCTAAGAATTTTCAAAAGCTTAGTTGGTCAAGTAATGGATAGTGGCTTTGATGGTATCTTCTTAGTAGCAACAAATCCTGTAGATATATTGACTTATGCAACTTGGAAATTTTCTGGACTTCCTAAGAGCCGCGTAATTGGATCAGGTACTTCACTGGATACCGCTCGTTTCCGTCAAGCTATCGCTGAATTAACAGGCGTTGATACACGTAACGTTCATAGTTATATTTTAGGCGAACACGGAGATACAGAGTTCCCAGTATGGTCTCATGCAAACATTGCTGGACTAAGCATCAATGAGTGGATCAAAGATAATCCAGAGACTGACGAAAAAGCTCTTGTTGATGTATTCTTTAGCGTAAGAGATTCTGCTTACAATATTATTCAGAAAAAGGGTGCTACGTTCTACGGTATTGCTGTGTCACTTGCTCGGATTACAAAAGCTATCTTCAATGATGAAAATGCTGTGTTGCCTCTTTCAGTTCACTTAAACGGTGAATATGGACAAAATGATGTATTCATTGGTGCTCCAGCAATCATTAACAGACAGGGAATCCAACGCGTTATCGAGATTCCACTAAATGATTCTGAAATGGACAAAATGAATTTATCTGCATCTACATTAAAAAAAATTACTGCCGATGCATTTGAAGCTTTGGAAAAAGAAAACTAA
- the pth gene encoding aminoacyl-tRNA hydrolase, whose product MKMIVGLGNPGAKYKNTKHNIGFIAVDEFAIQHKMEFSKTKFESLYAEAFVGTEKVLLVKPQTFMNDSGRAVRQLMDYFNVEVKDLVIIYDDLDLPVGKLRLRQKGSAGGHNGIKSIIQHIDTADFNRIRIGIDRPVGKQTVIQHVLSGFPKSQHEELLITIKDSVAALEYWIEGHPFLEVMNQFNKKKNA is encoded by the coding sequence ATGAAAATGATAGTTGGCTTGGGAAACCCTGGCGCAAAATATAAAAACACAAAACACAATATTGGTTTTATTGCAGTGGATGAATTTGCGATTCAGCACAAAATGGAGTTTAGTAAAACGAAATTTGAATCACTGTATGCAGAAGCGTTTGTTGGAACTGAAAAAGTTCTTTTAGTAAAACCGCAAACATTTATGAATGATTCGGGAAGAGCTGTTCGTCAGTTAATGGATTATTTTAATGTGGAAGTAAAGGACTTAGTTATTATTTATGATGATTTAGATTTGCCTGTTGGAAAATTACGCTTGCGTCAAAAAGGTAGTGCAGGCGGACACAATGGGATTAAGAGTATTATTCAACACATAGATACAGCAGACTTCAACCGTATTCGAATTGGAATCGATCGTCCAGTGGGGAAACAAACAGTTATACAGCATGTGTTAAGTGGTTTTCCTAAAAGTCAGCACGAAGAACTGTTGATTACAATCAAAGATAGTGTAGCAGCGTTAGAGTATTGGATAGAAGGACATCCGTTTTTAGAAGTTATGAATCAATTTAATAAAAAAAAGAACGCATAA
- the mfd gene encoding transcription-repair coupling factor: MGDIKKILADAPDVKALLDQLEQQEQHQSQLITGLSGSARTLVLSTLVAEKKKPFIIVTHNLFHANQLMEDFADWVPEDRLHLFPVDEMIYAEMSVASPEARAERVATLDFLLSEKFGVVIVPLAGVRKLLPPKEIWQAAQFTIKQGGELDLTHLSQRLVDMGYTRQQLVNSPGEFSIRGGIVDIYSLTEEFPIRIDLFDTEIDSLRYFDAATQRSIQTIEKATILPATDTVYTKEQLTAAAPKFSKAVERNLGLIQDASEKQTFIKQMTPISDAFQKGEPIDELTMFTDFIYPEKNSVLDYMSKKGMVVMDEYPRIMDTDRRLSEEEAEWVISKLSERRILQNQVFSNNFRDQLKALNTSILYFAVFQKGMGNTRFNHIHAFQYRNMQQFFGQMPLLKTEMDRWIKQKNTIIIMVPNTDRAKKVHQTFKDFEITSKIVKPARLELEKVQIVEGYVQSGFEMPTDKLVVITERELFNKVTKKTARRQTLSNAERLKSYSELNPGDYVVHVNHGIGKYTGMETLEIDGIHQDYMSIIYKDDAKLFIPVTQLNLLQKYVSSEAKTPRVNKLGGTEWAKTKKKVATKIEDIADELIELYAAREQEVGYAFSPDDAYQEEFENAFPYTETDDQLRSTAEIKHDMEQKKPMDRLLVGDVGYGKTEVAMRAIFKAVQEGKQAAFLVPTTILAQQHYETMLQRFADFPIEIGLLSRFRTKKQQNETIAGLKKGQVDIVIGTHRILSKDIEFQDIGLLIVDEEQRFGVKHKEKLKQLKAQVDVLTLTATPIPRTLHMSMLGVRDLSVIETPPANRYPVQTYVMEQNLGAIREAVEREMARGGQVFYLYNRVATIEKKVDELQQLIPDARIGYAHGQMTEGQLENTLLQFIEGEYDMLVTTTIIETGVDMPNVNTLFVENADHMGLSQLYQLRGRVGRSNRVAYAYFLYQPNKVLNEVSEKRLQAIKDFTELGSGFKIAMRDLSIRGAGNLLGAQQHGFIDSVGFDLYSEMLSEAVARKRGIDAKEEKTQVEIDLGINAYLPGTYIEDERQKIEIYKRIRELRSHEQYVELQDDLIDRFGEYADEVADLLTIGLIKMYGERALIETIKRTDDEVELTFSIVGTQSLPAEEVFRSLSEVPLRANVAVKKDRLMVTLQLKKEPTYQWLGYIQKFAQIIVDYRTKEADSSKLSEN; encoded by the coding sequence GTGGGAGATATAAAAAAAATACTAGCTGATGCGCCTGATGTTAAAGCTTTGCTAGATCAACTAGAGCAACAAGAGCAACATCAATCACAATTGATAACAGGATTATCTGGTTCAGCAAGAACGTTAGTCCTGAGTACGTTAGTAGCAGAAAAGAAAAAGCCATTTATTATTGTGACGCATAATTTATTTCATGCCAATCAGTTGATGGAAGATTTTGCAGATTGGGTACCTGAAGACCGACTACATCTTTTTCCGGTTGATGAAATGATCTATGCAGAAATGTCTGTAGCTTCACCTGAGGCAAGAGCTGAACGAGTAGCAACATTAGATTTTTTGTTATCTGAAAAATTTGGTGTTGTGATTGTACCTCTTGCGGGTGTGCGTAAATTATTGCCGCCAAAAGAAATATGGCAGGCCGCACAATTTACAATCAAACAAGGAGGGGAACTGGATTTAACTCATTTATCTCAGCGATTAGTAGATATGGGCTATACTCGCCAACAATTAGTGAATAGTCCTGGTGAATTTAGTATTCGCGGTGGAATTGTCGATATTTATTCTTTAACCGAAGAATTTCCAATTCGGATTGACTTGTTTGATACTGAAATTGATTCGTTGCGTTATTTTGATGCTGCTACACAACGTTCCATTCAAACAATTGAAAAAGCAACTATTCTTCCCGCAACAGATACCGTTTATACCAAAGAACAATTAACGGCTGCAGCACCTAAATTTAGTAAAGCTGTCGAAAGAAATCTAGGATTAATACAAGATGCTTCCGAAAAACAAACGTTTATCAAGCAAATGACACCTATTTCAGATGCTTTCCAAAAAGGTGAACCAATTGATGAATTAACGATGTTTACAGATTTTATTTATCCTGAAAAAAATAGTGTATTGGATTATATGAGTAAAAAAGGAATGGTTGTGATGGATGAGTATCCTAGGATAATGGATACTGATCGTCGGTTAAGTGAAGAAGAAGCGGAATGGGTAATTAGTAAACTGAGTGAGCGACGCATTTTGCAAAATCAAGTCTTTTCAAATAATTTTCGTGATCAATTAAAAGCATTAAACACGAGTATCTTATACTTTGCAGTTTTTCAAAAAGGAATGGGAAATACTCGGTTTAATCACATTCATGCTTTTCAATATCGGAATATGCAGCAGTTTTTTGGTCAAATGCCATTACTTAAAACAGAGATGGATCGTTGGATAAAACAAAAAAATACGATTATCATCATGGTACCAAATACTGATCGAGCTAAAAAAGTACATCAAACGTTCAAAGATTTTGAAATTACGAGTAAAATAGTCAAGCCTGCTAGGCTTGAACTTGAAAAAGTGCAAATCGTTGAAGGGTATGTTCAGTCAGGTTTTGAGATGCCGACAGATAAACTGGTAGTCATTACCGAACGAGAGCTATTCAATAAAGTCACTAAGAAAACTGCTAGACGCCAAACACTATCCAATGCAGAACGGTTGAAAAGTTACAGCGAACTGAATCCTGGGGATTACGTTGTCCATGTTAATCACGGGATTGGGAAATATACGGGAATGGAAACTCTTGAAATTGATGGCATTCATCAAGATTATATGTCGATCATTTATAAAGATGATGCGAAATTATTTATTCCTGTAACTCAACTTAATTTACTGCAAAAATATGTTTCTTCCGAAGCGAAAACGCCAAGAGTTAATAAATTAGGCGGAACAGAATGGGCTAAAACAAAGAAAAAAGTGGCGACTAAAATTGAAGACATCGCGGATGAACTCATTGAGCTATACGCTGCCCGAGAACAAGAAGTAGGGTATGCATTTTCTCCAGATGATGCCTATCAAGAGGAATTTGAGAATGCTTTTCCGTATACAGAAACAGATGATCAATTGCGTAGTACTGCTGAGATCAAACATGATATGGAACAGAAAAAACCAATGGATCGTTTACTCGTTGGTGATGTTGGATATGGTAAAACAGAAGTAGCAATGCGGGCAATTTTTAAAGCTGTTCAAGAAGGAAAACAAGCAGCCTTTTTAGTGCCAACAACTATTTTAGCGCAACAGCACTATGAAACGATGCTGCAACGCTTTGCTGATTTTCCGATTGAGATTGGTTTATTGAGTCGTTTCCGAACAAAAAAACAGCAGAATGAAACGATAGCAGGTCTAAAAAAAGGACAAGTTGATATTGTTATTGGAACACACCGTATTTTATCAAAAGATATTGAATTTCAAGATATCGGTTTACTGATAGTAGATGAAGAACAACGATTTGGTGTGAAGCATAAAGAGAAATTAAAACAGTTAAAAGCACAAGTGGATGTCCTAACCTTAACTGCAACACCTATTCCACGAACGCTTCATATGTCTATGCTAGGTGTAAGAGACTTATCTGTTATCGAAACTCCACCTGCAAATCGTTATCCGGTTCAGACATATGTAATGGAACAAAATCTAGGAGCAATACGTGAAGCTGTTGAACGAGAAATGGCACGTGGCGGACAAGTCTTTTATTTATATAATCGAGTAGCTACGATTGAGAAAAAAGTAGATGAACTACAACAGTTGATTCCAGACGCGAGAATCGGCTATGCCCATGGGCAAATGACAGAAGGACAACTTGAGAACACGTTGCTGCAATTTATTGAAGGGGAATACGACATGTTAGTCACCACTACGATCATTGAGACTGGTGTCGATATGCCCAATGTAAATACGTTGTTTGTAGAGAATGCAGATCATATGGGATTATCACAATTGTACCAATTGCGCGGTCGCGTAGGTAGAAGTAATCGTGTTGCATATGCCTACTTCTTGTATCAGCCAAATAAAGTGCTAAATGAAGTCAGCGAAAAAAGATTACAAGCGATTAAAGATTTTACTGAACTAGGCTCAGGATTTAAAATCGCCATGCGTGACTTATCGATTCGTGGTGCTGGAAACCTATTGGGAGCACAGCAACATGGGTTTATTGATTCAGTTGGATTTGATTTGTATTCAGAGATGTTAAGTGAAGCAGTAGCTCGTAAACGAGGGATAGACGCGAAAGAAGAAAAAACGCAAGTTGAAATTGATTTAGGAATCAACGCTTATCTACCAGGTACGTATATAGAAGATGAACGTCAAAAAATTGAAATTTACAAACGTATCCGAGAATTGAGATCACACGAACAATATGTAGAACTACAGGATGATTTAATTGATCGTTTTGGGGAGTACGCAGATGAAGTAGCAGACTTGTTAACGATTGGATTAATCAAAATGTACGGTGAACGTGCACTGATAGAAACAATCAAACGAACAGACGATGAAGTCGAGTTAACATTTTCTATTGTAGGTACTCAGTCGTTGCCTGCAGAAGAAGTGTTTAGATCGTTAAGTGAAGTGCCTTTAAGAGCAAATGTAGCTGTCAAGAAAGACCGTTTGATGGTTACGCTACAACTGAAAAAAGAACCAACCTACCAATGGTTGGGATATATTCAAAAGTTTGCACAAATCATTGTAGACTATCGCACTAAAGAAGCGGACTCATCCAAGTTATCTGAAAATTAA